AAGGGGCTTCTCGACCTGATCATCAGCTATGACGTGCCGCTGCAGGGCAACGCGATCAACCAGCAGATCGTCCAGACGCTGCTGTCGCCCGCCAAGGCAGGCGAATCGAAGACCTCCTACTACACGCCGCTGACGCTGCTGACGAAAGACAATATCGGTCCGCGCACCTGCTGGTCGCTCGACCAGTTGAAGTGAGCCGGGGCAAGTCAATCAGCATCATGTCAAGCGACACTCTAGCGTCTCTGCGCTCGCGCTATCTCCCCGATCATCTGATCGGGGAGATCATGTCCAAGCGATGGATCGACAACGCCATCCCGTTCACCGCGCTGGTGCTTACCGTGCTGGTGATGGGATCGATCATTCCCGACTTCCTGTCGCTGTCCAGCTTGTCGGATCTCGCCCGGCAGTTCGCCGAATTCGGGCTTGTCGTCCTGGCGCTCACCGTCGTCATGATCTCGGGCGGCATAGATCTCTCAGTGGCCTCGGTCTTTTCGCTGGCCGTTCTGTTCTCGCTCATCGGCGTGAATGTCTACGAGCTGCCCGTGCCGGCTGTTCTCGCCGGCATTCTCGGCATGGGAATGATCTGCGGCGCCATCAACGGCGTGCTGATCGGCTATCTGCGGCTGCGCGCCTTCCTGACGACGCTGGTCAGCCTGATCATCTTCCGCTCGCTCTACGAGATCGTCTTCGTGCGCATGTCGACCTCGATCATGTCGGGGTTCTCGATGTCGGATCTGTGGGTGTTCATCGGCGAAGGCACGGTGCTCGGCATTCCGGTGTCGCTGGTGATCACGCTGACCATCGCGCTTGCCTGGCATCTGGTGCTCTCTCGCATGCGACCCGGCTGGCGGTTGACGGCCGTCGGCGGGGCGCGGCGCTCGGCCTTCAATGCCGGGATCAATGTGCGCTTCATGGTGTTCCTCACCTATGTCGCGTCGAGCACCATGTGCGCGCTGGCCGGCTTCCTGTTCGCCGCACGCCTCGGCAGCACGGGGTCCGACACCGGCGTCGGCCTGGAGGTCCAGGCGCTGACCGCCGCGGTGCTCGGCGGGACCGCAATCGGCGGCGGCCGGGGCTCCGTCGCCAAGGCCATCATCGGCAGCCTGCTTGTGCTCATGCTGACCAACGGCCTGATCAATCTCGGCATCAGCGGTCCGATAAACTCGACGATCCTCGGCGCGATCCTTTTGCTCGCCGTCTTCGTCGACATGCGCTGGCAGAAGCACCGCCACCGCATCCTGGCCAAGGTCTATGTCTCGCCCGCTTATCTGTCGCTGCCGCCTTCGCCGCAGGTCGATGCGCCCGGCTCACCCTATATGCTCAACGACCGCCTGCGCTCGGTCGAGATCATTGGCCTCGGCGAGATCGAAGGGCCGGAGGATGTCATCCTCGATCGCGACGACAATCTCTATTGCGGCACCCGCCACGGCGACATCGTGCGCTTCTTCGGCCCCGATCATAAGCGCTCGGAAGTGTTCGCGCATATTGGCGGCCATCCGCTCGGCATGGCCTTCGACAAGTCCGGCAATCTGCTCGTCTGCATCGGCGGCATGGGGCTTTTCCAGGTGGCGCCCGACAAGACGGTCACCAAGCTGACCGACGAGACGAACCGCAGCTGGTTCTCGGTGGTGGACGATTCGCGCCTTCGCCTTGCCGACGACGTCGATGTGGCGCCGGACGGCCGCATCTATTTCAGCGAGGCGACCATCCGCTACGAGCAGGAGGATTGGGCGACCGATGCGCTCGAGAGCCGCGCCAGCGGGCGCATCATTTGCTACGACCCGCGCACCGGCAAGACGCATACGGAAATCCCGAAACTAGTGTTCGCCAACGGCGTCGCCATGTGCTCCGACGGGCAATCCTTCATGTTCGCCGAGAGCTGGACCTGCTCGATCAGCCGCTACTATTTCGACGGTCCGAAGAAGGGCAGGACCGAGAAGGTGATCTCCAATCTTCCGGGTTACCCAGACAACATCAACCGCTCTTCCGACGGCAATTACTGGCTGGCGCTGCTCGGCATGCGCGGGCCGGCACTCGATCTAGCACTGCGCATGCCCGGCTTCCGTAAGCGCATGGCCCGTCGCGTCGCGCCGGACCAGTGGCTCTATCCCAACATCAATACCGGCTGCGTGGTGAAGTTCAACGAGAAGGGCGAGATCCTCGACAATCTCTGGGACCTTGGCGGCCTCAACCATCCCATGATCACCTCAATGCGCGAGCATCGCGGCTGGCTCTATCTCGGCGGCGTCTCCAACAACCGCATCGGGCGCTACCGCCTGCCCGATGCCGACCCGAACTGGTGCGCGCAGGACGCCTATTGGGGCGCCCGTTCATGATCGGCGCGATCTGGAAAGCCTGGGCCAATTTCCGCGGCTTCGATCTCACCGGCAGCACCGTGCCGCCGATGGACGGGCCGTTGCGGCCGAACGCGAAGCTCGACGCGATGCCGGTGCTGATGCAGCTCGACGGCGTCGACAATCTCACACCCGCGCATGACGGCATCCTCTGCTCTTCCGGCAACAACCTGCTGACCCTTTCAACCAGCGGCGATGCCTCGCAATTTGAGCTGAGCGCGCGTTGTCCGATGGATGGACTGGTGACCAGCATCGCCGCCCTGGACGAAAACCTGGCGATTGCGGTCGAAGGTCGCGGAATTCTCCTGGAAAGCCCCGGCACCGCCTCAAGGCCGCTGAAGGTCGAAGGCATCAATCCTTCTTGCGTGACGGCCATGGTCTTCGCCGATCCGACGACATTGTTCGTCGCCGTCGGATCGGATCGCCACGCGGCGAGCGAATGGAAGCGCGATCTGATGACGAAGTCGGCGAGCGGCTCGGTGTGGCGCATCGATACCCGCAGCGGCCGCGCCGAACGGCTTCTGGGCGGGCTGGAGTTCGCGGCAGGCCTGGCGCTTTCGGGAGAGGACATCTTTGTCGCTGAAGCGTGGCGGCATCGCGTCCTTGCGCTGGCGGGCGGCTCACAGCCCCGCGTCGCGCTTGCGGCCTTGCCCGCCTATCCGGGTCGCATGACGCAGTCCGCCTCGGGCGGCTTCTGGCTGGCGATGTTCGCGCCCCGCAATCCGCTGGTCGAATTCGTGCTCAAGGAGGACGAATACCGGCGCCGCATGGTCGACACGATCGATCCGGCCTACTGGATCGCGCCGGCGCTTGCGACCGGAAAGAGCTTTCTCGAGCCGATCCAGGGCGGCGCGCGCAAGAAACTCAATATGCTCAAGCCGTGGTCGCCGGCATGGTCGACCGGCCTGGTGGTGCGATGCGACGACCGCATGGCCATGCTGCGCAGCTACCAGAGCCGTGCCGACGGCGATGTCCATGGCGTGACGTCGCTCTGCGAGACAGGTGGCAGGCTGATCGCCGGCGCCAAGGGCTCGGGCAAGATCGTGGCAATCGACGACGAGACGGCGGCATGAATTCACTGGTTCAACTGCGCGGTGTGTCCAAGGACTTTCGCGGCGTGCTCGCGATCTCGGACGTCAACCTCGACGTCCGTCCGGGTGAGATCCATGCCATCCTCGGCGAGAACGGCGCCGGCAAATCGACGCTGATGAAAGTGCTGGCCGGCGTCTATCAGCCGTCCTCGGGCGAGATGGTGCTGGACGGCAAGCCGACGGTTTTCAACTCGCCTTCCGATGCGCTCGCGCATGGCGTCGCCATGGTCTTCCAGGAGACCAATCTGGTTCCGTCGATGTCGGTCGCGCAGAACATCTATCTTGGCGACGAAAAACTCTTCAACCGCCTGCGCGGCCTCAACATCCAGGCGCAGCGCTATCTTTTGTCGCTCAATTTCTACGTCGACCCCACGTCGCAGGTTTCCACCCTGGGCGCCGGCAAGAAGCAGATGGTCGAGATCGCGCGCGCCGTGCATCATCATGCCCGGCTCATCATCTTCGACGAGCCGACCGCGACGCTGACGCCGGAAGAGAAATTCCACTTCTTCAACCTGGCGCGCCGGCTGAAGGAGCAAGGCATCGCGATCATCTTCATCAGCCATGCGCTGGAGGAAGCGCTTTACCTGTCGGACCGCATCACGGTGATGCGCGACGCCAAGGTCGTCGTCACCGACGACACGCGCAATTTCGACCGCGATCGCATCGTGCAGGCGATGGTCGGACGGAGCCTGTCCGGCGAGCTCTATGCCGGCGAGAAGCGCAAGGCGCGGCCGATGGGCAAGAAGATCCTGAGCGTCGAGAACCTGTCGATGGGCAATACGGTCCGAAACACCTCCTTCTCGGTGTTCGCGGGGCAGGTCACCGGCATGTTCGGCCTGGTCGGGGCGGGGCGAACGGAGACGATGAAGATCGTCGCCGGCGTCTTGAAGCGCGACTATTTCCACGGCGGCACCGTACGCTTCGAGGACCGGCCGGTCCGTTACCGCACGCCACGGCCCGCTGTGCGCGACGGCGTCGTCTATGTCACCGAGGACCGCAAGATCGAAGGCTTCTTCGAGACGATGACGATTGCCAGCAACGTCCAGCTCGGCGCGCTGGCGACCGGCAGCAATCCGCTGACCGCTGTCACGCCGCGCAATGCGCGCGAGCTTGCCACGGCCTGGACCAAGCGACTGGGCGTCAAGGCGATCGATGCCGATGCGCGCGTGATCGAGCTGTCGGGCGGCAACCAGCAGAAGGTCGTGCTGTCCAAGGCGCTCATCCAGAAGCCGAAGCTGGTCATCCTGGACGAGCCGACGCGCGGCGTGGATGTCGGCACCATCGTCGAGATCCACAACTTCATCAACGAGCTTGCCGACAGCGGCATGGCGGTGGTGGTGATCTCGTCCTATCTGCCTGAGATACTGGCTCTCTCGGACCGTATCCTCGTTGCGCGGCAGGGGCGCGTCGTCGAGGAGATGGACATCGCCGAGGCCAGCGAAAGCCGCATCATGTACGCGGCCGTTCACTGAACAGGCCGGCCCCGGCCGCCCGGCTCAGTGCAGGCCTGGGCGACGGGACCTACCACCTGTTCGTAGGCAGCACGAACATCTGCGCGATCTGGACATGCGGCGGCTGGCTCAGCGCGAACATCACGCAGCGCGCCACGTCCTCGGGGTCAAGCGCCATGCCGAAGCGCTCGAAATATTGCCGCGCCGCTTCCTCGTCGCCGCGGTGGCGGGTCGTGACGATGCTGGTGCGCGTCAGGCCGGGCATAATCTCGATGACCCGCAGCGGCGTCTCCGCGAGCTCACCGCGGATGATGTCGCTCAGCATGTGCACGCCTGCCTTGCTGGCCGAGTAGGGCGCCTGCTCGGGCACGATCCGGAGCGCGCTGATCGAGCTCATGTTGACGATGTCGCCGCGGCCGCGCGCGACCATGCCGGGCAGGATCGCGCGCGTGACGCGCATCAAGCCGATCAGATTGGTCTCGATGATGGCAGACCAGTCATCCGCCGATCCCTGGTCGAAACGGATGCGGCCGCCAATATCGTGGCCGGCATTATTGACCAGTATGTCGATGTCGCGGAATTCCGCCGGCACCTGTTCCAGGCAAGCGTCGACGGCCGACGCGTCGGTGATGTCCAGCGGGAGCGCAAAGACCTCGCCGCCCAGTTGGTTTGACAACGCCTGAAGCGCCTCGGCCTGCCGGTCGGCAAGCACGATGCGCGTGCCGTCGGCCTGGAGGCTTGTCGCGATGGCTCTGCCGATGCCGCTCGCGGCGCCGGTGACGAAAGCTGTCTTTCGCCGAACTGTCATTCAGCGTCCTCCATGCGCCTTCCCGCTCAAGCCGCTCTTCGCGGCCTGGCCTTTTCCTTGGTGGCGCAGAGCGGCATCAGCCGGCCGGCATCCTTCTTGGACTCCAGCCGGTCGATGAAGTCCTCGATCGACCTTGCGGCCTCGCCGCCCACGATCGGCGCGGCGGCCGATCTGAAGCGCTCGCGGATTTCGGCTTCGGTCGCCGGGATCACATCCGGAAGCCCCATCGACAGCTGCCGCCCGTCCCCGAGCACGACATCGATGCTGGCGCCCTGCTTGGCCGGAAACTGTGCCGTCAGTTCGTCGCTAGCCGAGAGGTCGCTGGCATCGATCAGCCGCAGCGTCTCCTTATCCCGCAGGTCCCTGTAGTTGTCTTCCGAGAGACGGCCGCTGGCGAACACCGCTGCAACGCCATAAGGAATGCTCATCTTGGCCTGGAGTGAACGCTCGAAGGGGCCGGTGTTGTCACAACCCGGATAGGCCGCCGCGGCGGCGGGGACACGGATGTGGATCCGCTCGACGGGGGCTGCGCCGGGACCGATCATCTCGACGAGCTTGAGCGCGGTCTGGCAGGCCGTCTGGGCGAAATTACAGGCAGGCGCCGCCTTGTGGTAGACGGCCAGGATATCGGCCTCGCCGTCGGGGAAGAGCTGCACCGGCCCCCGCATCGGCCGGCGTGCGAAGGCGGCGAAGTAACCGGATTTTCCCTCAAGCACGTCCGGGCTGCCATAGGCACCGGCGGCCGCAAGCTGGACCGCCATCCAGGCGTTGCGCGCGGCAAAGCCCGGATGAAAGAACATGTCCGATCCGCCGCTCTTCGGCCACTGGTTGAGGCCGGACGACGTGTTGGCGGCAAAGGCGATCGCGGCCGCGGTCTGTTCCTTGTCGAGGCCGATGAACCGCGCGGCGCCACATCCCGCGCCGATCGGAGCCACCAGCCCCGTCGGCCTGAACAGTCCCGAAAGCTCGCGGTCGATGAGCATCCGGCCCAGCCGCCCGCCGACCTCATAGGCGACGATTGCCGCCCGCAGCAGGTCGATCCCCGAAACCGTCTTCGTTTCGGCGAGCGCCAGCAGCAGCGGCCAGACGACGACGCCGTGATGGCATACGGATCCGGCGTGCATGTCCTCGCGGACCAGCCCATGCCCCTTGACCGCATTGACGAAGGCCGCGTCCGCCGGTGTGGCCTGCCGACTTTCGCCAATGATGTGGCCGCCGCGCGCCGGCGTCACCGCGGCCAGCGCTTGCTGGCTCGGATCGAGCGCGGACGCCTCGAAGGCGCAGCCGAGGAAATCGAGCAGACAAAGCTTTGCCTTGGCGGTGACGGCAGGACTGAACACTTCCAAGGGCAGGCCGGCCAGCGTGTCGGCCAATTGCTTCGTGAAGCTTGCCATTTCCCAAGTCCTCCGCGGTTCCCACCTTCAGGCGCGGATTTCTATTCCCGCCCATTCTTCGACGATGCGTACCATCGAAGTGAAGTCCGAGTCCGGTCCGAAACGGGCATTCGTGGCGGCGAGCATCTGTCTTACCAGCGAGCCCGCGACCATCGGCACGCCGAGATTCTCCGCCTCGTCGACGCACATGCGGACGTCTTTGTAGGAGAGGGCGGTGGCGAAGCCGAAATCGAACGTTCCCGGCAGCACAGCGCGGGGAAACTTGTCCTGGGTGGCGCTGTTGCGGCCGCTCGAGGCATTGATAATGTCGCACATGATGCGCGGGTCCAGCCCGGATTTCACACCCATCGCCAGCGCCTCGGCCGAGAGCAGGATGACGGCCGCCGCGATCATGTTATTGCCGAGCTTGGCGACCTGGGCGGTGCCGGCGTTTTCGCCACAGTAGAACCGCTTGCCGAAATTGGCCAGCACCGGGTCGATCTCATCGAACACCGACTTCTTGCAAGAGACCATTACCGCGAGCGAGCCGCTGCTGGCTCCGGCGATGCCGCCAGAAACCGGCGCGTCGACCCAGGCGATGCCGCGGCCGGCCAGCTCCGCCGCGATGGTCTTGGCCATGCTGGGCCCGGTCGTTGACAGGTCGATCACCACTTTGGCTTTCGCGCCCGATGTCAAGCCATCGGCGCCGAGCACGACCTCCTTGACGATCGGCGGCGTCGGCAGGCTGCAGAACACCACCTCGGCCTCGTCGGCGACGGCGGCGGCCGTGGCGGCCACGCTTATAGAATTGCCCGGCAGGTCCGTGGCGGCATCCGGCCTGCGGTCATGGACGATGACATGGTGGCCCGCTTCAGCAAGCCGTCTTACCATAGGCGCGCCCATGCGGCCGAGCCCAACGAACCCAAGCGTTCGAGTCTGCAAAGTTTTTACTCCGGGAAGGCCGCCTGGTGCAGACGGCCATGAGCTAGCAAATAAGCCAATTCCAGAGCGCAGCATAAGCTTCGCTCGCCGCATAACAGCTTTGCAGGGCGCCGGTTGGGCCTCCCTTGTCAACCATCGCTCAGTGCCCCAAACTCAGGCGTTTGCCGCGTGCTTCGACAATGCGGTTTCCCGCATTCGAGCCAAGGGCCGCACCTGATGTTCGATCTGAAGCAACTGCAGCTTTTTACCGCCGTGGCCGAGTTCGGCAGTTTCTCACGCGCGGCGGTGGCGCTTTCGATTAGCCAGCCGGTGCTCAGCCGGCAGATCAAGTCGCTCGAGGACAAGGTCGGCGTCGCGCTGCTCTATCGCAATGGCCGCGGCATCGTGCTTACGGAAGCCGGCAAGATCCTGCAAAGCTACGCTGTGGCCCTGCTTGAGCAGGCCGCGCGCGCCGAGACGGAACTGGCGGCGCTGCGCTCGAACCCGCGTGGCACGATCGTGCTCGGAATGCCGCCCTCGGTCGGCGTCGTGCTGACGGCGCCGCTGGTGCAGAATTTCCGCGTCCAGTTCCCGCAGGTGAGCCTGAGGGTGATCGAAGGCTTCAGCGGCCATCTGCTCGAATGGCTGGTGATGGGCAAGATCGACGTCGCGGTCCTGTACAACGCGCCGAGGATGAACAATCTTCTGGCAGAACCCATCCTGCGCGACGAGCTGTTCCTGCTCGGCGCCAAAAACGACCCACACAATCTCGGGCCAGGCCCTGTCGATGCGGACGTGATGTCCCGGCTGCCGATGATCCTGCCAGCGAGGCCGCATGGCCTGCGCGTGGTGCTGGATCACATTCTCGGGTCCGCCGGCATCGAGCCGAATATCGAGGTCGAGGTCGACGCCATGCCTTCGACCTTGCGGCTCGTCGAAGCGGGGATAGGCTACACCATCCTGTCTTATTCAAGCTGCCACAACCTCGTTGCCGAAGGCAGGATCAACTACTGGCGCATCCGCAATCCCCCGATCGAGCGGGAGCTGCTTCTGGCCACGTCCAGCCAGCGGCCAACCACGACGGTCATACGCGCGCTGACGACGCTCATCCGCGATGAGGTGCGTGTCCTGCGCAAGCTCGGGGTCTGGGAGCCGCGTCCGCCGTCTCCTGGCCCTGAACCTGCCGCTCACCTCGGACGAGTGGGATAAGGAGCGAGCCATGCCGGACGCGCGGGAAGGTACGGCGCTCCTCGGCATTGCCGGACGCAGATTCTCCGCTTGGGCTTCAGCGGTTCTCGCTATGAGGGGGGGCGTTCTTTCGTGCGAAAGGCGGTCTGCCGCGTCGCATTGGTTAGGATCTAACCCTGCCCGCGCTCGCACGTTGCCCGCACGCCGTGAGGCCATGCGATATACAAGATCTTCTTCGGCTTCCGCCCTCGAAGCCTGCGGCCGCAAGCTGACGTCTGCTTGCGGCCCGAATAGGATGCTGACCACCTCGACGTTGAGCGACGCTGTGGCGGACTGAGCGGATTCTTGGCGGTTTGTTACGCAGATTAAGGTCGCTTCGATCTTGAAGGACTTCAATAATGATCTAAGTGTATGAAATCATTGATTTATTAGGAAAATTCTGGCGGAGAGAGCGGGATTCGAACCCGCGTTACGGTTTCCCGTAAACACACTTTCCAGGCGTGCGCCTTCAACCACTCGGCCACCTCTCCGTCCTTGACATCTCGCGCCGGCCGGTTTTGCCGCGCGGGTTGGGGAGATGCTCCCGTGGGAAGTCCTCGACGGACATGGTGTGCCTTCAACCGGCGGGCAACCCTTCCCTGCACCCGCTAGCCGTCTAGGCAAACAGGCGCGGGGCTCATCTAGTCGATCCGAAAGCGAATGCCAAGCCATAATGGCGATGCAAAGGCTTTTGGCCGTGGATGGCCTCGAAGGCCGCCGCAACGAGGGCGTGCCGCGCGTTCGCGTGATGTATGCGGGCCGACCCGTAAGACCGTTCGCGCCTAAGCTGCAGCCTGGTTTCAGCGTGCGTGAGAGGGTGGACAGCGATCTGCAGGCAATGTCGTGGAAGTCGACAAGGTGACCGCATTGGGGGGAATCTCCGCCGTAAGCTCGCGCAGGGGCATTGAGCCGGATCAAATTCCTTGCAGCCGTCGCCTTGCTATGTTGCTCGCTTCCCGGGACAAGGTTGAATGCGCATCGCGATCCTGTCTGACATCCATGCCAACCGTGAGGCGTTCGACGCAGTCCTGGAGGTCGTTCGGGAGCAGGCGCCGGACCAGCTGGTTCTGCTTGGCGATCTGGTCGGCTACGGGCCCGATCCTGTCTATGTGGTCGAGAAGGCCGCCGATCTGGTGGAGGGCGGCGCGTTCTGCATCAAGGGCAACCACGATGAAGCGGCGGCCTTGGGCCGGACCGACATGACGGAGAACGCGCGGGCCGCCATCGAGTGGACTCGCGAACGGCTCGCCCAGGAGCATCTCGACTTTCTCGCGCAGCTGCCGCTTTCGCTCCGGTCCGAAGACCGGCTGTATGTGCACGCCAGCGCGGAGCGGCAGGAAAAATGGTTGTACATACGCGACGTCGACGCGGCAGAACGCTGCCTCTCCTCAAGCGATGCCCGCTTCATCTTCTGTGGCCATACCCACGTTCCAGCCATTTACTATGCTTTGCCCGGCAGACGGCCGGTTCATTTTCGGCCGCTGGACAATGTGGGGGCGCCCTTGTCCGAGCTTAGGCGGCATCTTGTCATCGTCGGGGCGGTCGGCCAGCCGCGTGACGGCAACCCGGCCGCCTGCTTCGCGCTTCTCGACACGGAACGGCGTGAGGTGACGATGGTGCGCGTTCCTTACGATCATGAAGAAACCGCCCGCAAGATTCAGGCGTCAGGCTTGCCCGGGTGGCTCGGCATGCGCTTGAAGATCGGCCGCTAGTCAACCTGGAGGCGATGGATGCAGAAGTTCGAGGCAGGGGCAAGCATCGATGGTTTCGAGCTCGTCGAGCGGCTTCAATCCGGCGGCATGGCAACGCTATGGCGCGCGAGAAATCCGAATTTCGATTTCCCGCTTCTGCTGAAGATACCGTTTCTCGACCCGGGCGGAGACGTTTCCGTCATTCTCGGCTTCGAAGCCGAGGAACTGATCCTCAAACGCCTGTCGGGTCCGCATGTGCCACGCTTCGCGGCATCCGGAAGCCTGGCGAAGGTTCCCTATATTGCCATGGAGTTCGTCGCCGGCATCGGTCTGGCGGAGCTGACGAACCGCGCGCCACAGCCGCCGGACGAGGTGGCAAGGATCGGCGCGGAAATCGCGAAGGCGCTCGCCGCCTTGCACCGCCAGAAGGTCGTCCACCTAGATCTCAAGCCTGAAAACATCATTCTGGCCGAGCGCGGCGCCGTGCTCCTGGACTTCGGCCTCGCCCGCCATGCGGAGCTTCCGGACCTTCTCGGCGAAGAGAGTTCCGTGCCGATGGGCACGGCAGCCTATATGTCGCCGGAACAGGTGCTGGGCGAGAGGTCCGATCCCGCAAGCGATATATTCGCGCTGGGCTGCATCCTCTATCAGCTCGCCACCGGCGAGGAGCCGTTCGGGCGTCCGGCCACCTTCGCGGGAATGAAGCGCAGGCTCTATCATGCGCCCAAGCCGCCGCGAGACATCGACAAGGCCGTGCCGAGGTGGCTGGAGGCCGTCATTGTTCGATGCATGGAAGTCGATAGATCCAGGCGCTATGGCGAAGCGGCGCATGTTCTTTCGGATCTCAGGAATCCCGATCAGGTTGTGGTCGCCAGGAAGAGCGCGCCATCGAAGGAACGGGCCTGGGGAGCGATCAGGAACTTCTTCCGCAGAACGGACGAGAAGTCGCTGGTTGGCAAGGCGGCGAGCTCGGCAGTGCGCGCCGGACCGCCGATCGTCTTGGCCGCGGTCGACCTTGCCAATGGAAGCGATGCGCTGGCCGGCGAGGTTCGCAACGAAACCGCGCGTGTCCTTGCGGCACGTCCGGATTCCTGGCTGGCCTGCGTGACCGTGTTGAAGACCGAGATTGTCGGCAAGACACCGGATGTCGATGAATCAGGGCGCCTTGTCTATCTGCAGCGGCTGGTCGCGCTGAAGGACTGGGCGCGTCCGCTGCATCTGCCGGAGGACCGCATAAGCTATCACGTGCTGGAGGCGGTCAGTCCGGCCGACGCGATCCTCAACTATGCCGAGCACAATGATGTCGGGCACATCGTTGTCGGCGCCCGATCCTCTTCGGCAATTCGCCGCCACCTCGGCAGCGTGTCGACCAAGGTCGTGGCGCGGGCCCTTTGCTCGGTGTCGGTCGTGCGCTTGAAAGCGGTCGAGGAGGAAAGGCGGCTGTCGCCGTGAAGTGGTCGGTGCTCTGCAAGCGAGCTTGACTTCGGCCTTGCCTGCCTGTCGACTGCTTGCAGAATTGCATTGGGCTTTGCGAGGGGCATTGTCCTGACATGGCATCGATC
This region of Mesorhizobium sp. M2A.F.Ca.ET.046.03.2.1 genomic DNA includes:
- a CDS encoding bifunctional serine/threonine-protein kinase/universal stress protein, giving the protein MQKFEAGASIDGFELVERLQSGGMATLWRARNPNFDFPLLLKIPFLDPGGDVSVILGFEAEELILKRLSGPHVPRFAASGSLAKVPYIAMEFVAGIGLAELTNRAPQPPDEVARIGAEIAKALAALHRQKVVHLDLKPENIILAERGAVLLDFGLARHAELPDLLGEESSVPMGTAAYMSPEQVLGERSDPASDIFALGCILYQLATGEEPFGRPATFAGMKRRLYHAPKPPRDIDKAVPRWLEAVIVRCMEVDRSRRYGEAAHVLSDLRNPDQVVVARKSAPSKERAWGAIRNFFRRTDEKSLVGKAASSAVRAGPPIVLAAVDLANGSDALAGEVRNETARVLAARPDSWLACVTVLKTEIVGKTPDVDESGRLVYLQRLVALKDWARPLHLPEDRISYHVLEAVSPADAILNYAEHNDVGHIVVGARSSSAIRRHLGSVSTKVVARALCSVSVVRLKAVEEERRLSP
- a CDS encoding metallophosphoesterase family protein, with the protein product MRIAILSDIHANREAFDAVLEVVREQAPDQLVLLGDLVGYGPDPVYVVEKAADLVEGGAFCIKGNHDEAAALGRTDMTENARAAIEWTRERLAQEHLDFLAQLPLSLRSEDRLYVHASAERQEKWLYIRDVDAAERCLSSSDARFIFCGHTHVPAIYYALPGRRPVHFRPLDNVGAPLSELRRHLVIVGAVGQPRDGNPAACFALLDTERREVTMVRVPYDHEETARKIQASGLPGWLGMRLKIGR